In Papaver somniferum cultivar HN1 chromosome 9, ASM357369v1, whole genome shotgun sequence, the genomic stretch TGCAAAGAAGCTCAAACATATCGTAGCTCGTACGCCTGTAGCAGAAATTCTTACTGCCTGGAATCTCAGAGTGGACCTGGCTATCACTGCAAATGTTCAAAAGGCTATGCAGGAAATCCTTACCTTATCGATGGATGTCAAGGTACAAtttgtgttgttgttttttacATCAGATGAGTAGTAGCTTTCCATTTTGATTATATTGAGTGTTCCTTTTTTGCAGATATTGACGAATGTAACGAACCACAGAAGTGCCGAAAAGATGTTATTTGCGTCAACACGCCGGGAAGCTATAGATGTAGTTGTCCGCCAGATATGAAATTAGAAATCTTCGAGCTTGGAAATTATTGTACACCTGATGAACAAAGACTGTTAGCTGGTCAGAAAAACAAACGAAGACTTCATAATATCGTTGTCATTGCATCATCAGGTAATAGTGTACGTGCATATGCGCTGATGATTTTTTGTTTAAATATTACATTCTAACAAAACGCAAGCTTAATGAAATTGAACATGATGAGAGGTATATATACGTTTAACCCATCCCTGTACATGTTCTACAGGTATTGCAGGAAGCATAATCGTAATACTTATGCTTGCGGTTGGCTATTTGTTATACAGAAGATTTAAGAGGAGAAAGCAAATGAAACTGAAGCAGAAGCACTTCGAGAGAAATGGTGGGTTGTTGTTAAAGCAAAAGATCACTTCAAATGATGGTAGAGTTGAAAAGGCTGCTAAAATATTTGTAATTGAAGAACTGAGGAACATGACAGATAACTTCAACCCAAATAGAATCATCGGCTATGGCGGCCATGGTACTGTTTATAAAGGCATGCTACCGGGTGGTGAAATAGTTGCCATAAAGAAATCTACAATGGTTGATGAAACCCAAGTTGATCAGTTCATCAACGAAGTCGTTATTCTTTCGCAAATTAATCACAGGAACATTGTGAAGCTGTTAGGATGTTGTTTAGAAACTGAGGTTCCTTTGCTGGTTTATGAGTTTGTCTCTATCGGAACCCTCTCATACCATCTCCATGTAGCGCAAGAAGATGGAGAATCATTGCTATCATGGAAGGTTCGTTTAAGAATCGCATCTGAGATTGCAGGCGCACTTGCGTATCTACATTCCGACGCCTACATGCCAATCTTTCACAGAGATATTAAATCAACCAACATTCTTTTGGACGAGAAGTACAGGGCTAAGGTTGCTGACTTTGGACTTTCAAGATCAATACCCGTAGATAAAACACACTTAACCACAATAGTGCAAGGAACCTTCGGTTACTTAGATCCGGAGTATTTTCAGTCAAGCATTTTTACAGATAAGAGTGATGTTTATAGCTTTGGCATAGTTCTTGTGGAGCTCTTAACAGGCGAGAAGGCAATATCTATACTCAGACACCAAGAGGAGAAGAGTTTAGCGCTGTATCTCGTGAAATCAATGAAAGGAAATCGTTTGTTTGAGATATTAGATTCTAGAGTCCTCGACGAAGCTGACGAAGATGATGTTTTGGTTGTGGCTGAACTCGCTAAAAGATGTTTGAAACTGAATGGAAAGAAAAGGCCAACCATGAAGGAAGTATCACATTGTTTGAGTGGGTTGCATGAAAAACTTTCCACGGAATCGTTGCACAGAGTTACCAATACAAAGGATAATCATGAATGACAGCATTATAGTATGTGACTTTCTATTGTGTCTGTTTTCATTGATTGGTCTGTGTAGCATTGTAGTATGTGAATTCCTTTGTAACTAGATATCAAATACTATATTTTGTGATAAGAGAGTAAGTGATATTGGATTGAGCGGCAATTCAGAATAAGTTGATAACTTTTTTTGGCAGAAGAGCGAGGAGCCAATTCCTTTACCATGGTAATAggtcatttttcttttctttttttgatcctTCATATTTTACCTGATCACATTTATTAATATATATACAGAACCGCCCGCATAAGCTGCCTGCAATCATAAGCCGGCCGAAAGTTTCGAACAAAAATTCCACCCTTTCAaatttggagaaaatgagttctaagaaaaagtatttatggtgttggtgtggtttgatctaatgacctaagggtcttaggatacttactcattttttgggtgaatgaaatggaacctttagtcccacatcgcgGAAAACTAAAAAGACCacgctattttatttatttatttatttttatttttttttgaaactaggcATAGGCCCGTCCTGCCCCTGGCAGCGTAGTCACCAGCTTACTCCCCCTGAGCAAACTCGGCCCCTTTTCCTTAGTAAGTAATAATTACACGAGATCTCCAATGTTTGAGCGGAGACTCGAACTGCTGACCTCCTACCTGAGAGACAGACTCCTAAACAACTGGGCTAATCCCAAATGGctaggagctccactatataatcatactctTATGTAtgtattgtaaaacgtgggtggagcggtgGGGCCAATTATATATTTTTCGACCCATACATGTGCTCATAAACCATACACCAAGTCGCGTATTTAATAGaatttatttttgcaagtttttactTCCCCATCATCAGTGTTTCTGCGACTGCTAGAGAACCTCCTAGATATGAAGTTACTTGTCATCGGCATTGCCATCGTCTCAGTGGAAGACAAATTATGGAGAGTTTCCATTGAAACCCTTGGGAATACTACTTCTCTGGTGAAGTGATTACCACAACAACTACTACTTGTACTGATGATACTGCTCTTTGAGGGTGCAGCGGAGATTGCAGAGCTGTAGTTTCTCTGCGTTGTATTTGCAAGCGGGATTAATGAAGATGGAGTTTTCTTGATGATTCTACACAGCATGGCCATACTtgagctcaaaaaaaaaaaaaaaaaaaaaaaaaaaaaaaactaagaaagaaaaaagaaaaagaacttcTTTTGTTCTCAAGATGGATTTCATTTTCAAGATACAATTCCACCCGTTTATACAGACCACCAAGGTGAGTACGGACTTTTGCTTTTAGGAGGAAAATAAAATCTTACATgaggaaaactaaagaggagatcCACTATATAATCAAATTTTTATGTATGTATTGTAAACCGTGGGTGGACCGGGTGGGGAGAAATATACATTTTTCGATTCATACATGTGCGCGTAAATCATGCACCAATCATGTATTTAATAGaatttatttttgcaagttttttctcTAAGGAATtaattctaaaaaattatttttataagagttttatttatgaaaaaattctTCTTACGTATttaacttgtttttgaagaaaacaaatacCTAACTTGATGTGCAAGTATTTTCTCCTTTAAATATAACtcgaaaatttgttttcaagatacaccgaaaattcttctttcgctctAGGGTTTCTCGATACGTTTTACCTCCATCCCTGTTGCTAAGTTCAAGTTTCGATAGTTTGTGTTGTGCTAACACGagctatatcgggcagtcttatcctgaacaCGTCTTCGCTCATCTCGAGcgtacccgcgaactaatgtgttaagaaaaaaattttgaacttgtgattctgCACTCGTCAAGTTAATTCGGTAGAGTTGTTTCGGATTAGTCCTTTACACATTAGTTTGATACATCTAATGtttattgttgcaagattccaacaacaTTTTCGTGAAAATATCAATATGTCCAACTCAAGCGAGCACTAAGCTGCAATCATACCCTGGGCAAAAGCTTTACCACTTAGAATATTCTTCTTTTCCCGTGGAAATCCTTATTTGCTAAGTTTGAATTGCTTTGTTGTTTCTAGTAGGCCCCCTTATCTTGCTTGCTTTGCTTTAATttcttttttcatgaaattttattcTGTGCTACCAACCCACCTAATCTTGGAAATTATTAGCTTATGGATTATAATACCGAAAataggtcatttgtccaaatatttttaaatcacggttcaaatggacgagtaaaaaatagtttgggtgaaatggccaaaaaaaaaaatagtaaggatgaaactggtttcatcctttcttaaatttaaaaaatagcaaggataaaactaggtatgtaaattaaaaataagaacaaatatttgaaaatggacacgatgaaactggttacatcctgcctatttttacatttttgtccatttaaacagtatcaaaatctaactgtccatttcacccaaaaattgttgattttggtctttttaaccaattttgtgattataATATGAGGTGAGCTAATAGCCTCAAATATGTAAAATACCTTCACCATTTTCGTGGAAATAGAGTCCTCTGTTTAACCCAACGAAGGTCCCACCTTTGGTGTGGAGGAggcatttttctttttcatacgGCACACTACTATTCCCTCCGTATTACACACGAACCTGCCTAGACGGAGGAAGTAAATAGTACCCTATCACCAGCCACACTAGTAATCAAACCTTGATCCCCAACATCAGAGTCCAATCTCGGCCATGTAAAAAGTGATTCCATGAGTGAGTATGAACACTCTTAATCAAAATTATTCTTGTAGCGTACTTTTTATCACCCCTTCCGCAAAAAAAGTAATATAAAGGGAAATTTTCTATAAgactgtaggtacacatttcatcttccgccacgtgtccacaaagacacacgtggaggacatgtgAGCTAAGAgtaatgattgtagttgatgagacgaggaagagtattaggattcgacataaccaattcatccctctcaggcgcagcttatttactatattgtcatgagtctgcgcgcattatttgtgaacactcagatgataatgatctttgtgttcacaatctggcgctagaaacagggatcttcatcccggtaaaagatttatcttctcctgtgacttgtttcaggcttcgtttctgaaaataacgatgcatggaacactacggttttttccgtcattttcaaaaaccaaaattatgaacagatccgcgtttatctaagtagatctgattcttcatgcattttctaagttttcatctttgaaaaccaaaattatgaacagatccgcgtttatctaagtagatctgattcttcatgcattttctaagttttcacgtctttgaaaaaattatgaacagatccgcgtttatctaagtagatctgattctcatgcattttctaagttttcacgtctttgaaaatcaaaacttcgaacagatctgcggtcatctacatAGATGGGCGCCTTAGtatttcaagattttacacctttgagaactcaaaacgctaatagatatcacgtggggcccattgtcttcgtgattttttctctctctttcaggaaaatattaaaagatggagaaaagcaaagatgtcgggaaggcaaaagcttcgtcaaaagagatgccaaggacaaccccagtggtaactaggagtaagcagagaggtgaaaagctaaaggcagcggatagggcgcaggataatgcagaaagcacggcccccatcaatgccaacatcatcgcagcaaacgcagtaaatgccgcggcagccaaagcaggagcttcaagagctggcggatccaaagttggagctcccagagtaaccaatgctcaactacaggaacatcaggaagtcgtagcagagtcaggaatacaacaacccctctatgggatgcccttaaccaacgaacagaacataccttttccagccaagcaaccgcttctaatagcaggtcaaccctcacaacaaccgtcggggtcccaaggtgcacggttagacccaccagaaccagtaatacagatcgtggatgaggaacaaaccatagccgctgatgagaaaattgcgggcaggaacaccaaatcaagggtcaaatcattccgctcagatgatggccgagctgacagaattaaggaagaaccagaaggcatacgcagatgctgtggcgatattagcacaagagaaccaaacactcaaggaaagaatcattcatagcgcagaggtagaaaaccaacgcgacgaagctaactccaaggctagcacctaatcaagatagaagaatggtgatcgcaaacaacccacttccattgaatcgaagaggagcaaggagcagccaaagatcagaccctgattacaatccgagaactcggactactacgacggtaccaccctcctcgagcaaaatctaccattcatgaagagcaccagatcgcaatggaaaatctgcgtgctgagatgctggcagaaatcaaggagctaaagactaggcagggaggcggaagactaagcaagtgatgaaggaagcaaacactaccccgctgacgccacacttggccagggcttccataccgcagaagtgttcggttcctgcttcgattgctatgacggatcaactgatcctgcggctcatcttcgatattataatcgaatgatggcccgttgggataacgaagactccatactgtgcagatacttcccatcaagtttaaaagggtccgcgttgtcatggtttgataacttccatcaaactccatcgactcctacgaccaactcacagaaaaatttctagcaacatacatgtacaacaaggttgtcaataccggcatggacaagctattctcgctggagatgaaatacaaagagaccatcagagaatatactgatagatggcacaagatttgccaagctattggcaacgtagatcccgtggttagtatcaactgctacaaatgggggatggacaggatgagtcctttgtttgtcgagatccacggaaccatccctaccaccgaaggagatctccggataatcatagaaaagcatgcaaggttagaagaaattcagcgtgaaaatcccagagctcatactcaacgtcccacacgcacaaattccgtggatcaagccagcgggtccaaaagaggaatcacagaagagcgtcccaacgaagaaaggaaagaacgaagggatgatagacgaagagatcgaaaatttgaagatcaagtctataccaagctgaataccagttattcgcgcatcctgagagagatcaaagggagggagaacttcgattggccatggtccaagggaaagcagcctcctagatcagaaaaatccaaggaatactgtgaataccactgtttcaacggtcatc encodes the following:
- the LOC113309908 gene encoding putative wall-associated receptor kinase-like 16, which produces MHCGYGSNITNTSYIVSDIPFPVSNTSNKLTVLGCNIYGSVTVSLQADQVDLSAAGLGDRFKGCPSRCDKHTAVPPSHCSGYGCCKTRIPNGLTSYTVQTSSLAVDTHDSTSYPCVRAFVIDHEFSKVERLLLSKSDSFIPVILDWAINDVMTCKEAQTYRSSYACSRNSYCLESQSGPGYHCKCSKGYAGNPYLIDGCQDIDECNEPQKCRKDVICVNTPGSYRCSCPPDMKLEIFELGNYCTPDEQRLLAGQKNKRRLHNIVVIASSGIAGSIIVILMLAVGYLLYRRFKRRKQMKLKQKHFERNGGLLLKQKITSNDGRVEKAAKIFVIEELRNMTDNFNPNRIIGYGGHGTVYKGMLPGGEIVAIKKSTMVDETQVDQFINEVVILSQINHRNIVKLLGCCLETEVPLLVYEFVSIGTLSYHLHVAQEDGESLLSWKVRLRIASEIAGALAYLHSDAYMPIFHRDIKSTNILLDEKYRAKVADFGLSRSIPVDKTHLTTIVQGTFGYLDPEYFQSSIFTDKSDVYSFGIVLVELLTGEKAISILRHQEEKSLALYLVKSMKGNRLFEILDSRVLDEADEDDVLVVAELAKRCLKLNGKKRPTMKEVSHCLSGLHEKLSTESLHRVTNTKDNHE